A part of Capsicum annuum cultivar UCD-10X-F1 chromosome 6, UCD10Xv1.1, whole genome shotgun sequence genomic DNA contains:
- the LOC107875491 gene encoding protein NRT1/ PTR FAMILY 8.1 has translation MGEVFAEDDLYTKDGTVDYRNNPAKKNETGTWKACPFILGNECCERLAYYGMSTNLVLYFKKRLNQHSAVASKNVSNWSGTCYITPLIGAFLADAYLGRYWTIACFSIIYVVGMALLTLSASVPGLKPSCSGDVCHPKEVQTAVCFVALYLIALGTGGIKPCVSSYGADQFDDADEVEKKHKSSFFNWFYFSINIGALVASSVLVWIQDNVGWGWGFGIPAVTMAIAVVSFFSGTRLYRNQKPGGSPLTRICQVLVASFRKFKVDVPEDKTLLYETTDAESAITGSRKLDHTKDLSFFDKAAVQTESDHTKGNIDSWRLCTVTQVEELKSIIRLLPIWATGIMFSAVYGQMSTLFVLQGAAMNTRVGNSSFKIPPASLSIFDTLSVIFWVPIYDQFIVPIARKITGHKNGLTQLQRMGTGLFISIFAMVSAGILELYRLKYVKRHNYYELKEVPMTIFWQVPQYFLIGCAEVFTFIGQLEFFYEQAPDAMRSLCSALSLTSVALGNYLSSLLVTIVMKITAKNGKPGWIPDNLNYGHIDYFYYLLALLSVLNLGVYLAIAKWYTYKRPVGTLR, from the exons ATGGGAGAGGTTTTTGCAGAAGATGATTTGTATACTAAAGATGGTACAGTTGATTACCGCAATAATCCTGCTAAGAAGAATGAAACTGGAACTTGGAAAGCTTGCCCTTTTATCTTAG GAAATGAATGTTGTGAAAGATTGGCATATTATGGGATGAGTACAAATCTTGTTCTGTATTTCAAGAAAAGGCTCAACCAACATAGTGCGGTTGCTTCAAAGAATGTCTCAAATTGGTCAGGAACATGCTACATCACACCCCTAATTGGGGCATTTCTAGCAGATGCCTATTTAGGAAGATACTGGACAATTGCTTGTTTCTCAATCATCTATGTAGTT GGGATGGCTCTTTTGACATTGTCAGCTTCTGTCCCAGGCCTAAAGCCAAGTTGTTCTGGGGATGTCTGTCATCCAAAGGAAGTGCAAACTGCAGTTTGCTTTGTTGCACTTTACCTCATAGCATTGGGTACCGGTGGGATTAAGCCCTGCGTTTCATCTTATGGTGCTGATCAGTTTGATGATGCTGATGAGGTTGAGAAGAAACACAAGTCATCTTTCTTTAATTGGTTCTATTTTTCAATTAATATTGGTGCCCTTGTTGCTTCTTCTGTGCTGGTCTGGATACAAGATAATGTGGGATGGGGCTGGGGTTTTGGAATTCCAGCAGTGACCATGGCCATTGCTGTAGTAAGCTTCTTTTCTGGTACCCGATTGTATCGCAATCAGAAACCCGGAGGGAGCCCTCTGACACGCATATGTCAGGTTCTGGTTGCATCCTTCAGAAAATTTAAAGTTGATGTGCCTGAAGACAAGACTCTCTTGTATGAGACTACAGATGCAGAATCTGCAATCACGGGGAGTCGCAAGCTTGATCATACAAAAGACCTTAG TTTCTTCGACAAGGCCGCAGTGCAGACAGAATCTGACCATACGAAAGGCAATATAGACTCGTGGAGACTGTGCACTGTGACCCAAGTAGAGGAGCTCAAGTCCATTATACGATTGCTACCTATATGGGCTACGGGGATCATGTTTAGTGCTGTATATGGTCAAATGAGTACCTTGTTTGTGTTGCAAGGAGCGGCCATGAACACTCGTGTTGGAAATTCCAGCTTCAAAATTCCACCAGCATCACTTAGCATTTTCGACACCCTTAGTGTCATATTCTGGGTTCCCATTTACGACCAATTTATTGTCCCAATTGCTAGGAAGATTACAGGTCACAAGAATGGCCTGACACAACTACAGAGAATGGGAACAGGCCTTTTCATATCCATCTTTGCCATGGTATCTGCCGGGATTCTGGAGCTCTATCGGCTAAAATATGTGAAAAGGCATAACTACTATGAACTGAAAGAGGTACCCATGACAATTTTTTGGCAGGTTCCACAATACTTCCTTATAGGTTGTGCAGAAGTCTTCACATTCATCGGTCAGTTGGAGTTCTTCTATGAGCAAGCACCCGATGCCATGAGAAGTTTGTGTTCGGCTTTATCACTGACCAGCGTTGCACTAGGGAATTACTTGAGTTCTTTGCTTGTGACTATCGTCATGAAAATTACAGCCAAGAACGGGAAGCCTGGGTGGATACCGGATAACTTGAACTACGGTCACATTGATTACTTCTACTATCTTTTGGCTTTGCTAAGTGTACTGAATTTGGGAGTTTATCTCGCGATCGCGAAGTGGTATACTTACAAAAGGCCAGTGGGCACTCTACGTTGA
- the LOC107874615 gene encoding laccase-4, whose protein sequence is MLGKIREWLRILVVLALLWPVLVQCTGNIRHYKFNVMMRNITRVCSTKPTVTVNGKFPGPTIYAREDDTLLIKVVNQVHYNLTVHWHGVKQIRTCWSDGPAYIAQCPIQPGKSYVYNFTVTDQRGTLFWHAHILWLRATVHGAIVILPTLDLPYPFSKPQKEVVIILGEWWKSDVEAVIDEATQSGLPPNISDAHTINGLPGPVSTCLSQERFNFLVEPGKKYLLRIINAALNEELFFKIAGHNLTVVEVDAAYVKPFETETILTAPGQTTNVILSANHKSGKYLMVTSPYMDSPLILVNNKTATATLQYISTNVSSTTFTVPPHRNATSIARKFMDSLRSLNSKKYPAKVPMKIDHSLFFIISLGLNPCASCYKGFRIVAAINNVTFVMPSVSLLNAHFNNRSGAFTDDFPGFPQYAFDYTGIPPENLRTMEGTKLYRLEYNSSVQLILQDTGLLSPENHPMHLHGFNFFVVGRGKGNFNPKVDPKNFNLVDPVERNTINAPSGGWVAIRFRANNPGVWFLHCHLEVHTTWGLKMAFVVDNGNGPNESLLPPPNDLPKC, encoded by the exons ATGTTGGGCAAAATAAGGGAATGGCTGAGAATTTTGGTGGTGTTGGCTCTCTTGTGGCCTGTGTTAGTACAGTGCACAGGCAATATCCGTCATTATAAGTTCAAT GTGATGATGAGAAATATAACAAGAGTATGCTCAACTAAGCCTACTGTAACAGTGAATGGCAAATTTCCTGGTCCAACTATTTATGCTAGGGAAGATGATACACTACTTATCAAAGTCGTCAACCAAGTTCACTATAATCTCACCGTCCACTG GCATGGTGTGAAACAAATCCGAACGTGTTGGTCCGATGGGCCGGCGTATATAGCGCAATGTCCAATACAGCCAGGAAAAAGCTATGTATACAATTTTACAGTGACAGATCAAAGAGGAACACTGTTTTGGCATGCACACATACTCTGGCTCAGGGCCACTGTCCATGGTGCTATTGTTATCCTCCCTACGCTTGACTTGCCCTACCCCTTCTCAAAGCCCCAAAAGGAAGTTGTCATCATTTTAG GTGAATGGTGGAAGTCAGATGTTGAAGCTGTAATTGATGAAGCAACACAATCAGGTTTGCCACCTAATATTTCTGATGCTCACACCATCAATGGCCTTCCTGGTCCTGTCTCTACCTGCTTATCACAAG AAAGATTCAATTTCCTCGTTGAGCCGGGCAAGAAATACCTACTGAGAATCATCAATGCTGCACTGAATGAAGAACTTTTCTTCAAGATTGCTGGCCACAACCTCACTGTGGTAGAAGTAGATGCTGCCTACGTTAAACCCTTTGAAACTGAGACAATTTTAACAGCTCCAGGACAAACTACAAATGTCATACTATCAGCAAATCATAAAAGTGGAAAATACTTAATGGTAACATCACCCTACATGGATTCTCCATTAATCTTAGTGAACAACAAGACAGCAACTGCAACTTTGCAGTACATAAGCACAAACGTCTCTTCCACCACATTCACCGTGCCACCCCATAGAAACGCCACCTCTATCGCGAGAAAATTCATGGACTCTCTCAGAAGCTTGAATTCGAAAAAGTATCCAGCAAAAGTCCCAATGAAAATTGATCATTCCCTATTTTTCATCATTAGTCTTGGACTCAACCCTTGTGCATCATGTTACAAGGGATTTCGAATTGTGGCAGCTATCAATAATGTTACATTTGTTATGCCAAGTGTGTCACTACTTAATGCACATTTTAATAACAGAAGTGGAGCGTTTACTGATGATTTCCCTGGGTTTCCACAATATGCCTTTGATTACACTGGAATTCCACCAGAAAATTTGAGGACAATGGAAGGGACTAAGCTTTATAGACTTGAATATAATTCTAGTGTCCAATTAATATTGCAAGATACAGGATTGTTGAGCCCTGAAAATCATCCAATGCATTTACATGGcttcaatttttttgttgttggaaGAGGCAAaggaaattttaatccaaaagtAGACCCTAAAAACTTCAACCTTGTTGATCCTGTTGAGAGGAACACTATAAATGCCCCTTCTGGTGGTTGGGTTGCTATCAGGTTCCGAGCAAATAATCCAG GGGTTTGGTTTTTACATTGCCATTTGGAGGTGCACACAACATGGGGACTTAAGATGGCATTTGTGGTGGATAATGGAAATGGCCCAAATGAATCTCTTTTACCCCCTCCCAATGATCTAccaaaatgttaa